GACCGTCTACTCGATAAACAGCAATGAAGCGAAGAACGACGATAATAAAGCGACGGAAGCCTACTACTAATGGGACGGGATTGATTGGATACGTTTCAGCGTTTTTTTCAGTAACATTAGCGTCATGTTGATATATTTTTAGCTATAGAGCAACCTGGTGGTTCACAGTAGGCTCTTCTGTTCTGCCCCGAGTCGGCTACTCATCCACTGCTGGCTTGCTGGATTTGCGGTTTCCGGAGCGCCTCCCATTCGAcgggatgtttgtttttccggtgCGAATACTTGTTCGCGTTCGAGTTGAAGGTTGCGCCACAGATTTCGCAGGAGTAAAGCGGTTTTCCCGTGTGCAGTGCAATATGTTCCTTCAGGTAGAGCTGCCGTTTGAATCGTTTGCCGCATACATCACACTCGAACCGCTCGTCGACGTGCACGCGCTGCTTATGGTTGGCCATGGCCCGACTGTTGGGACTTTCGTGCGGGCACAGATCGCACTTGAACGTTAGGCCAGCCTCGTTGTGTGTGAGCTGGATGTGTACCTTCAGGGCCCGTTTACTGCCGAGCCACTTGGAGCACAGCGAGCACTGCACGTGCTCCGTTTGGTCGATACCCATGTGCAGATTGACGTGCCGGTCAAAGGCCTGCCGAGTCCGGAACTCCTTTCCGCAGCTGTCGCATATTAGCTTCTCACGATTACCGTGAATGTTGACCATATGGACGCGCAGCGATAGGCTGCTGGCCAGCTCCTTGTGGCAGATGTCAcaggacacacgcacgtgcGATACCATGTGCGCCTTCAGGTGGCACTCGGAGGTGTACGACTGGTGGCACTGGTTGCATTTGTACGGGCGATCTTCTTCCCGGCCGTGCACGCGGCTCTTGTGCACCTGCAGATAGCTGCGGGTGCTGAAGCTCTTGTTGCAGACATCACACCGTACCATGCTCGAACCGACATGATACGACAAATGCTCCAGCAGGCGGTATCGGCTATGGAACGTGCGACCGCAGCAGGTGATGTATCCCTTAGTCTTGTGCTGTCGTTGGTAGTGGCCCTTCAACGACGTAAAGCAGTTCATCTTCTCGCCACACAACTCACACTTCATCGTGTAAAACTCCTGCAGTCGTCGGTTCTGCTCTTCGAACGCTTCCTTGGTTCTGCGCACCGTTGGCTTTCCGGTTTTCTCCTTCGGTCTGCGAGGCAACTTACGTACCACGGCGCTCCGTCTGGGCCGATTTTTCGTTGGTTCGTGCGGCGATATCGGGTCATCCTCGGCATCCTCCGTTTCGGTGTCGGTCCTTTCATCCGGATCGGTGCTATCGGTGGCTTCGAAAGTCTCTTCAGCCATTTCAGAGTCCAGAAACTGCTCCTCGTCGGTGGGTTCCTCTTTAACGATCAGATCCTCGCTAAGAAGCTCTTCGTCACATGTGTCGTTGAGCGAACTACACTCGATGGGTTGCTCTGATTCTAGCTTCACCGTTTCGAAGCATTCCTCTTGCTCTTCCTGTTCGGGAACCAGTTCCTCCACGAAGCCGTCGCTGTTGTTCCACAGTTTTTCTTGATTCTCTCTTACTTCCTGGTGGAAGTCATAATACTCGGTCACCTTTGAATCACATTCCCCACAGACGAGCACGGGCAAAGGTTCCTGCGACAGGATCTGCAAgccaaaaaacgaaacgccTTGTAATTCATGGTTCTCTTTTCTTTGAGGGACGCGTCCAGCGCGTCACTTTCACAGCTTAccgggaaattgaaaacgatcGCCACCCTCTGCTGAAAACCATTATCCTCGATGGATTTGGAATGCTTCTTGATTTCCACTAAACATAATCGACACCTTTCGTCCATCTCGGCGATCGAAACACAGAAAaatttgttaattttaatttgaccaaaacgcaaacaaaccagTCGTGAGACGTGACCCTATTAACAAAAGGTAAGCAAGGTGGCCGCCTAACGTTAAGCGGCCGCTAGCCAGCCACTAACCGGCCAGATTTCTGGGCCTTTCATACAAAGTAGCCGGTTAGTGGTCCGTTAGCAACCGCTTAAACATTAAACGGCCACATTGCTTACCTTCTGTTTAAGGAcggatttatgtttttcttagTTAAAGcacgaaaaatacatgttttaACACATTTATTACATTCCCTTGACTTTCGAGTTATGACTACGAGGCAGCGAACGGCCAACAGTTGCTAATGCACACCTAGGGCCAAGACTTTTTCGCTTCGTGGCCACGATATTTCTGTTTGTACTTGATCCCGGTAACAATTGTGGAGCTCTTGGGGAAGGCAGACTTTCCACCGAACATCGTATCCGTTTCCGGGTGGAAGCGTACTGCGTCCTGCTGGATGTACAGGTTTTCCGGCAGCTCCATGTTGCGGATGGCGTCCAACGGAAGTCTCGTATCGATCGGTGTCTGATAGAACACGAGGGCATCCTCTGTGGGTCGTAGAGAGGTttggagaaaaggaaacaatacTGTAAGTTCCCGTCCGGTAACCAGTGGGTGCTCGGGGTTTCGAGGTGCTTAAAATCTGGACCTACCAACTGTCAGCACTTCATGCAGTACCGAGTTTGGTACGGAGTGGCCGAACGCTTCACTGCAAGCGGCCAAAAAGGCAAACTTCTGTTCTGATCCGCCGAACACACCCTTGCGGTCGGTAATTCCGTTCGCTTTCGCTATGCTCTCTAGTTGTTCCTCAACATTTGGCGGTGGCTGGTACGGTTTTACCGCACGGAGGTATCTGTGAAGTAGTTAGAAGTCGGTCTTTAACCCTAGCGTCCGTATCCGTTTGTGCCACGGGATAACCTACCCCCGGGAGGACAGGGATTGTGCGACGGATTGGAATCGTTTGCCGGCGAAAAGTGCTCCCTGTTCCGCGTTTTCCGCTCGCATAGCCGCTGATTTGGCTTGATTCGCATCGCGGTCCGTAATTTCTGGTTTTTTTATGCGCTTAACTCGGTTCGAGCTGGCATACCTGCGGGAAGAAACGGTCTGGAAGAGAGCGTAGAATTAGGTATTGAAGCAAATCCACAATGTCTTGCGCAATTTCCCCCCAGCCACACCGGCTGAGCAAGGGCAAAATAGTTGAACAACGAATAGCGCTCTCACCTTTAGCGAATTGCCGAGAATATTAACCACACTGGAAGAAGTCAGCGATCGAATTATTCCCCCCATCGTCGGAACTATCAATTTCCCGTTCTTCCCGGCGGAAATTTCAGCGATCGGAAAATATTTTGGTTACAGTGCCGCGCGAAAATATATCCACAGCgcgaaatttcaatttcgctcacaCTTTCAACTTCGTTAGTATAAACTGATCCACGAATCGAAACTACCGGGGTTCGATTCTCGGAATTTCCGACTCCTGAATCCTGTTTAGAGCCAGCCGAGCAGTTGGAATTCTGCTCGAATTGTTTAAAACTAAAATAATGCGCGGCACTGTTGGCCGTTTTTACAGTGAAAATCGATAAAGTATGAGCATTTTACCTTAactaaagaaaaagaagccccAGGAAGctgggaaaggaaagaagcagAGCTCGCGTTGGTCCTTTGTGCGTTTCTTAAGTGTGTTGTCGCGTGCAGGTGATTTTAAAGGTATTTCTGAGCCTCTACCGGCTCGCCCGAAACTGTCCCGTAATTAGGCGAACCAAAGAAGGGCCTTTGCGAAACGTTTTTCAGTGATAGCAAAGCGCAAGCCGCAAGTCGAGGCCGCTAGAGCAAGTGATCGTCGTATGCACTCCTACTCCGTACACGTAACGAAAGAAAACGCTCGGGCCTTCcgccagtgcagtgcagtggggAAACATGAAAAATTGTCGTGCGAAGTGAAGTTGAAACaggcaaaaagaaaatgtcgGCATCCGCCGTCTCGGTGTCTCTTTTGAACGCCGCgcggaaagaaagagagggaaagagagggcCGACCGCGGCAGCAAATTGTAACgggaacaaaaagaaaaaaaaaacaggcagaTCTTGCTGTGCGGGCTCGGTTTTGGTGCGTTGGTGATTCGCGCGACCTCGATTGTCCACCAAGCGCAGGGAAAACGCGAAccaaatagaagaagaagacgaaaaaaccCTAATTCATCACGATCGAGAGTGGTTGCCCGTACCAAAATCCATGCTAAACCATACTTTCGCCTGCTTGCGTACCTGCGTCAGGCGCTCGAGGTGGCTCTGAATGAGGTGTAggtagcgtgtgtgtgagtgtgcgtgtgcttagTGGTGTGCCGCGCGTCGTGCAGGGATGATAGCATAATATCGATTCTTTTCAAAGATTCACtcgattttgaatttcttcCAAGCATCATGCACCCACGCTcacctctctctttcacacacacacgcacacaaattaTGTCGTCCATCTGTTGCCTGCCGGTGACTGGTGGGATGGATTAGAATGAGATTTGGAAGAGAGTAAGATGCCGGAGGGGGGGGACTTTGTTTGAATCTCtgtatgtgcatgtgtgctaGTCTGCGCTTGCGCACCCCTCCGGCAACCAGAGACAAGACAGACACGCTTCTCTTTCTCAGAATCCAGCAAGGATCCAGAAGCTCTCTGCTGAAGATTCTGCTAACCCCATCTTTCCCTTGGTTAATCAGTTCAAGGCGAAATTACCGAACAGTAATGGGACTTTTCAAAGTCCGAAAAATGAGTCAGAATTGCGTGAGTCGTGAGCGATTCAATTTCCCCCCATACAGCCATATCGTGGTcggttgcgtgcgtgcctgcctGCTGACCGGAATGTCTCATTGCCGTTTCCAAGAAAGGAATGAACGCTCTGAGCGCGAATAGGAAGAGAGTGCGTGAGAGAGGCTACGTTAGAATAGAGCGCAGCATAGTAAGCTacgcatgatgatgctgtttgtgtgtttgcgtttggaGGGGCATAATTTATTCGTCTCCTCCGAGCAGGAGCATCCCTCGACTCGGATGTAGCGCTCCCTCGTTTACACCAAGAAGAGACCACCGTGCTCTTGCAAAAGACGTTTTCAACGGTTGAAAGAGGGATAGAAACGAACCGCTCGCACCCGGTATGTCTGTCGTAAAGCATATGCTGAGCACGAGAGCGCGGATGCTGAGAAGAAATGGTGCCAAGAAATGCGAGAatactgctctctctctctctacaatCCGGAATGGGCCATACTATACTCTCGCACTCTCGTAAACAATTGATGATTAGGTAAACGACAGCGACGGTGGTAGCGCGGCCGAGGGAAGGTGGTGATCATCATACCGAAGTCGGAGCAAGAAGGGTTGTCAAACGTTCTCAAAAACCGCCTGCTGAGCGAGAACGAACAGCGCCGTGATGAAGAGAAGTGTTTAAAAGGTTCCCCCCAGCATACACTCTCGGACTTCactcaataaaaaaaagcatatgtaccagccaccaccaccgatggaaaGTCGAACGCCTACTTTGActgtggtggcggtgcgtcGTCGAGCGAAGCAACACTCAACAaactctctcgcgcgcgcggcgtGCTATATCAATATTGGGAATCGAaaccagcggcagcaataTTTGAACGGAAGGAGCAACCCGCTCGACTGAGAAAACTGACGCCAGGCAACGGAGTCGGTCGATTAGCTGTTTGGTtccgacgtcgtcgacgacgacggccagtTCTGCTTGTTAGTAGTGTGTCCGCTGTGTTGTGGCCCGTTGgggatctttctctctctctctctctgttggtaGTGATTATCTTCTTTCCCTCGTGCGgcttgtactgctgctgccgtgagCCGCGTGTGTCGCGTGTCGAGGAGGAAATACACTTTCTAAATATAATTGAACACTAATCCGTGATTcgcagccgagccgagcacACACAATTGCCGGAGCGGCACCTCCTTCCTGTCCTCCCAGCTGGTGTGCTGCGCTCGCGGTGGCGACAATGAATTACGGGGTTCCCCCTCTCTTCTACCACCGGCATGTGGCGATTGGCGAAAACGTAACTGCAGACCGTTTAGAGTGTAAATCACGATCGGTTTTTAATTAATACGTAACGGATCggattggaaaacaatttaatttgaCTTATTATTGGAATAGTGCGAGTCCcattgcgctctctctctcgcagtgTACGCTCTCGtgtccatctctctctctctttttatgctcgcgaccgtgctgttggtgtgtgtgtgtgtgcgccaatttttttaaatccaaaaTTGACGTATCCGCTTGCAAGGACCTCTGCCGCGGTACCGAAACCCGATTCGATCGAATCTCGCGTTGGTCGTCGccttctgtgtgcgtgcgtctgtggtagtggtgtgccTCAATCGTGCACGAGAGAGCTGTGTGGGAACGAACGGCGAGTGTGCATGTTGATTATCGACTACGCACACCACAACAGGCAGTTATATCGTTGAATAAGCCattcaaaaatatgttggAACTTGTGTTCCATCCCAAGCAGTTTGATAAGCACGAGCAACGATGACCGATCAACAACGTTTTAACAAAGGACGCCGTGTTGTGATTCATGCCCTCCTTGGTTTGTGCTTCTGGGTTGCTGTGGTGTTCGCACAACAGTTATGACGTTTTGCATGCCAGCGTCCAAAGGCAAAGAAAGGTGAGGTGATGAGGAAAGATAGAGAAACGGTCCACTACCAGGGTAGGGGGTGAGGAGTGGTGGGTTAGACGAGATAGGTAATGGTGCTGCACGCAGCTGCTCTCAAACGACGGAGCAGAGAGTGTGCCCCGGAGCTGGTGATgtgaaaccaaaccaaattaaCGGCAACAACCCCCTCTATTATCTCCCGCCATCATGTCCGTGGAGCGCTAATCTACGGCGCGCGCGGCCGTGTGCTTTGGTGGTCGGTGATGGCGttttgcacacatacacacactgtcggtctcgctctctatctctctctggatCGTTTATTCGCCCGTTCTAGTCTCTTCCGATCGGGAGGGTACCAATTCGATCGACCGACTCGACCAAGCATGAAACTCGCGGAACGCAAAGGAGCGTAACCATCATCTCGTGTCCCTTGCCCgtggctctctttctcactctctctctcacacacatactatCTCTGGCAATCGCgctggcaaaaacaaaacccaagaAACACCGAAAGGCAAACCCCGTCGATGCCTTCTTTGCCTTTTGGATAAGGGTTGCCAGCgctcgtgtcgtcgtcgtcgtcgtcaacctTGCGCGACGCAAcgtacacaaacaaacacagccaGGCAAAGtcgaaggggaaaaaaggcgaaacgaAACTCTCGCGGCATCAGCAGAGGTGGAGTGAGTGAAAGGGTGCGTGTAGTGAACgtgtggtaatggtggtggtggtgatggtggcacacGCGCCTGCTGCGAAAACCATCGTATTCGgttggtcgttcggtcggtccgtgCTAGCTCTCCTCACTCTGTGACGTGTGCGCCCGTCTTCCCCGGTCTTCCCTCCCGACCTGAGACCCTGATAGGTTTAGTGTCGCAACGGTGTGATGCCTACAGCGCCGCGTCACAGTCGTGCATTTGATATCGGAGCGGCGAGTAGTgatgcgttttgttttgtccgaACCGAAATAACACAACGGCAAtcattgtcgttgtcgttgtcgttgtcgccgtcgagtgagtgagagcCGCCATTTTAGTGACCGTTTTTCGACCGTTTCATCTCCGTCTGTTCGATTGGTTGTGTGGGATGACGGACAAGCCGGAAGGCAAGAGGTTCCTTGGAAAAGGTTaaagaacgatcgaacgagcaTTGAGATTGTGCGAGCGAACGGTGCGAGTGAAAAGTGTGcttgcgcgtgtgcgtgcttgcgcgtgtgcgtgcttgcgcgtgtttgtatgtgtgtgtgtgtgcggttgggTGTGTTGTGCCAATGTCTAATACTCACGCACCATCGTTCGCACATGCCGTGTTGATGACGGCCAGCTGTagtagtgtgtgcgtgcttgaATGGGTGGTTGTGTGAGCGTTCTTTAAAATGATATCCTCTCGGGTTCCCGAATCTTTTCATTGAAGTCCTGTCGAAGAAATGCCTCTGGCAACACTGGCCGAAACTTCGTTCACAACCGAGAGGTCCTTTGAGTTCATCGATTCAATCGATTGATGTTCAGCATTGATCGGGAATTCGATGATTAACCGTCCGTTGAGGTCGCGCAGCAAAATGCGAATGTCGttgattttctgcttccatttttctAATCCGGCCACAAAATCGCTTGTTAAAGCTTACGGTGAGCATGCTCTCGatgaaacacagtgcaaagtgTGCTTTTAAAAATGGTTATATCGAATTTCCGATCGAAATGGCCCGGTTATAGAGTAGAATATGAAAGCATGATTCTTTGAACAATATTTTAGTTAAAACACGTATATCCgaagtttaataaaaaatagaTTCGATTCAACTAATTgttcaaaaaaaaatgtgtatcCAACGGACGGttaaatcgatttttcaaaTGTAAATTCGGGCCCTCgaatgcgtatgtgtgtgcccgcCACAGAGAGATATAGTGGTAAATGTAAATAATATTAGAGAGATGAGAGGAGGCCCCATCCTACACATTGCACTTCCGCTAGTGAGGAAGTAGGCGAGAGTATCTCTTGCCAATGCCAATTGCCATTTTGGAGCAACAACACATGATCTGCGTAATACACAGAGCTCGTTGTTggtcacagcacagcaagCCGTTAGTTGCTAATGGAGGGAGTACACATCTCATAACCAATATGTGAGAGAATTAGtcctctctcgccctctctctctctctttcggacTATCTCTATCTTCTAAATGGTTTCATCGatgcgcaccaccaacagatAATGAAGGAGATCGCCTCTTTCGAAGGcgaacggtggtgatgatgatgatttgccCATCCTCACGGCGACACGCACACTCTGAGCCGAAAGGTGTGTACGCCAcacatcacaccaccaccgtggggGGGGAAGCGACGAGGGCCTTTTAACTATACCGTGTGCCCCTCGGATTGCGGACGCGCCTTGTTGATTGTGGATGTGAAGTGTGTCCTTCCGAGCCGGAGGGAGATCGCAATGATtagaccacgaccacggcgacgacggtgacaacgacgacggcaaagtAGCGAGCGAAGATCGACCATCTCGCGGTGTCTCGGCCCTCTAGATTGGTCGCGTTGTATAAATCgcgttttgattgttttttttttttcaagtttACTGTATCACAGTCGGCCTTCTTTGATCGTCTTTCCCTCAGAAaagatgtgt
This sequence is a window from Anopheles darlingi chromosome 3, idAnoDarlMG_H_01, whole genome shotgun sequence. Protein-coding genes within it:
- the LOC125955320 gene encoding uncharacterized protein LOC125955320, yielding MGGIIRSLTSSSVVNILGNSLKTVSSRRYASSNRVKRIKKPEITDRDANQAKSAAMRAENAEQGALFAGKRFQSVAQSLSSRGYLRAVKPYQPPPNVEEQLESIAKANGITDRKGVFGGSEQKFAFLAACSEAFGHSVPNSVLHEVLTVEDALVFYQTPIDTRLPLDAIRNMELPENLYIQQDAVRFHPETDTMFGGKSAFPKSSTIVTGIKYKQKYRGHEAKKSWP
- the LOC125955291 gene encoding transcription factor grauzone-like, producing MDERCRLCLVEIKKHSKSIEDNGFQQRVAIVFNFPILSQEPLPVLVCGECDSKVTEYYDFHQEVRENQEKLWNNSDGFVEELVPEQEEQEECFETVKLESEQPIECSSLNDTCDEELLSEDLIVKEEPTDEEQFLDSEMAEETFEATDSTDPDERTDTETEDAEDDPISPHEPTKNRPRRSAVVRKLPRRPKEKTGKPTVRRTKEAFEEQNRRLQEFYTMKCELCGEKMNCFTSLKGHYQRQHKTKGYITCCGRTFHSRYRLLEHLSYHVGSSMVRCDVCNKSFSTRSYLQVHKSRVHGREEDRPYKCNQCHQSYTSECHLKAHMVSHVRVSCDICHKELASSLSLRVHMVNIHGNREKLICDSCGKEFRTRQAFDRHVNLHMGIDQTEHVQCSLCSKWLGSKRALKVHIQLTHNEAGLTFKCDLCPHESPNSRAMANHKQRVHVDERFECDVCGKRFKRQLYLKEHIALHTGKPLYSCEICGATFNSNANKYSHRKNKHPVEWEALRKPQIQQASSG